From the Perca fluviatilis chromosome 11, GENO_Pfluv_1.0, whole genome shotgun sequence genome, the window cacacacacacacacacacacacacactgtaaggTACCAAGCAAGCAGCACATATAGTTGCACAAATAATGCAAAAATAAGTGATTTCTAGTATTTTTTGAAAAAGCCTAGGGGGCAAACCCTATAAGCTATTTTGGGTCTAATACATTTCACCGAAGCAGACacaaaaaaggtaaatattactgtacattttggaaatgtaaaaaaaaagtaaacttaCTTAACTTACAAAAATAACCAACTTTACAGTATCTGAATGTGGCTGAACCTTCTGAAACCCACTTTTATAGCCCTTTACCCATTTTAGTGTGGCTATTCGTTTTgttgcagctttatttatagttCCCAGGTATGTCTACAAGGCAGTGCTTGATATCTAACAGAGATGGTAACATCCAAAAAAAAGTAGCAAAATAGTGCAGGGCTGCATCGGCAATTCATTTTACTGTTGATAAGTCTGCCAGTAATTTGGTTGACCAAGAAAATCAGCAAATATTCATATTTCTTTCAATCCTGGGTCaaccatgtaaagcactttgtaactttgttttgaaaagttgcttatacatttttttattattattatcgttTGAGAAGCTGGTACCAGGGTTTTTTTCTGGCTCTCTTCTTAAAAAGATCAACTAAGTAATCAATTGATTATAAACAGTGGCGGGCCATGTATTTTACACCTGGGCCTTCAGTATTATCCTacagcaataaaaaataaaataaaaaaatgaacatcaccATGACACTAGGACATTATCGTGTGGAATAAAGTAATTTAACTTTAAGGCTCAGCACCTAGAGAGTTTTAACACACTATTGCAGAGACATGAATACACGGTGAGTGAAGCCATCCCTTTTACGCAGTATGGCAGGAATCACATATAGTCAAAATTAACGTTATtaccaaagaaataaaaacaaaaacacaacatccGGTCACATTTCACAACATCCGGTCACATTTACTCATAAGACGACCacaaaacaatcaaaaacacaaattacacaATCAGCGATCAACAGGCTTCCCCCACAAATTCCAGCCAAGCTGCTAGGgctcaacaacacacacatgccaccacgcacacacactcaaaggCCACTGACACTGCTCAAACCTTAAACACCAGCAGCAACTAAATCTAAAGCAAGCAGTAATAGCTACTAAAATCATTTCACTAAAATGCAGAAACATCCTTTAAACTTACCAAAAGCTGCtcagcatttgaagaaaaagtaCATCCACCTTTCTTTCATTAACCTTACATCTAAAACTCAAAACGAACTTGAACTAACGTTACTGCTAAGGGTATGTGATGCTAGCTAGTTTTGCTTCTCGGCCCCCGTATACTAACTGGTCCGAAAAATGCCAACGTAGGTGGCTGGGCCAGCTAGAAGGCTTTGGCCTGTCAAAGAATACGCCCAACAGAGCAAACAGGGCAAATTTGattataattaaaaatattaaattttctGGAAAGACAAAAAAGTCCAGGGTGCTCAGGAAGTTCAATCAGGTGTTTGAAGGTGGTCTTTGGGGTCGGGAATTCAattaagtgtaaaaaaaaataaatccaaagcACTcttcaaaattatttaaaaagcctttattttactGGCTATTTCATAATAGACAATTTAAAAGACATAGGGAGAAGCAACCCACGCGTAGCGGCACAGACAGCCTTCTTCACGATgtgaaaatataattttctgattctgacaatCTCTTGGCCAGCAGAAATGATTGCCAATTGATTTctgattaattgactaattgttgTGTCTGTCATGTTTCAGGGAATGCCTTTTTTTATTAGCTTTATAGGTAATATGTTGGAATTAATGGAAACATGCAAACTTACATACATGACATGGAACTGGAATTTGACTCCATTTAGAAACCCAGTAAAAAAACAGTTAGCTTTCCACCACTGTCTCTGTGATTGGCCTCTAtaaatgtgtgtctgcaggATCTGGTGACCAATGTTTCTCCTCGTATTGTGCGTGGCACCACCTCAGGTCATTTGTTTGGACCAGGTCAAGGCTCCTTCCTCAACATTGAGCTCATCAGTGAAAAGACAGCAGCCTACTGGTGTCTGTCAGTCGCCGAGCTGAAGAGGGACTTCCCTAATAATGTAAGTTTTCTGTCACGTTGTTTCTTCATGGACAAAGTTTTGTCTTGACTCTGTTAAGAACATGAACAGCATAACTGACAACAGGCTAAAGGTTACCTATTAGCAGACCTATttacatatctatctatctgtcgtGGTGACTGCCTGACAAATctattttaatctattttgtGAAACTATTTGCACTGTCTGAACTAACACCATAGTGAGATTCAATTTTCAAGTCTTTGTGTCTGAAATATTATGTGTGATGGATGGAAGAAAGGGTTTGACACTCTCTTACACTGGTTTTGgacatttgaaaatgaagaTTTCCCTGTGTCTCTGTCAGGTGGTGATCTCCAGTATAATGTGTAGTTACAACAAGGAAGATTGGACAGAACTAGCCAAGATGGCCGAGGTAAGAAATGTTATATACCAGTAACATAATCTTCCCCATTTACAGAATGTACTGCACATTATAACTACTGTGTACTTATTATGTTTACATGTTACAAACTGTGTGGCTTGTCGAGGTGTGGaatataaaaatgtgtgtgtttaggaaTCAGGAGCAGATGCATTGGAGCTGAACCTGTCTTGTCCTCATGGGATGGGGGAGAGAGGAATGGGTCTGGCCTGtggacaggtacacacacacacacacacacacacacacacacacacacacacacacacacacacacacacacacacgcacacacaaacacacagacacacaaacacaccatttagtgtaatctttaaaaaattaacaatttgaTTTGATAAATTGTTTGTGTATtgacatgtttgtgtttttatgtgtcatTGTCAATAGGACCCGGTGTTGGTGCGTAACATCTGTCGCTGGGTGCGTGCAGccatttccattccattctTTGCCAAACTGACACCAAATGTGACCAATATTGTCGACATCGCCAAGGCTGCTCATGAAGGTAAACACACTTTTTTGCACCACACTCAGTTATTACTCTTCCCTCCACATCATTTAGGCtactgtatttttacattgcACAGTGCAAATAATGAACATGTATGTAATGAATGTCTATGATCATTGTTATTGTTGCTTTGTTTTATAGGTGGAGCAGATGGAGTAACAGCCACGAACACAGTCTCAGGTTTGATGGGActgaaggccgacggctcccCCTGGCCGAGTGTTGGAACAGACAAACGCACCACGTATGGAGGGGTGTCTGGTAAggacatacaaacacatgcaccATCCCTTTTAACTCTTAGTTACAGTTTTGCACGTATTGCACTTCTAACAAACCTCAGGGGACTCAAAAAAGACGAATGGTCAAAATGAAGGGCAGAGGCCACAATATCCTTATTTTAATCCCCGATGTGGGTTGAGCTCCAAAAACGCTAgatcctacacttcccataatgcatctCCACTGCGTTTTTCACCAGAACCTCTCTGTCTGGTAAACACCTCCAGTTCATAACGCAGGCTTTCTGTTATGAAATGTGTATCGTTCAAGCCCAAGTTGAGACAATccagatgacatcatcagggccTTTTTATTATAGTTTGGAACACTCTTTGCAGAGCCAAAGAAGACATTATTGAACAATTTTCGCAGGCTGAGGGCTACTCATCATCATGAGTAAACTCAACGTACTGAGTGAAATTGGTCCCTCTTTAATTAGATACAATAGATAgtaacacatacaaatacagattgacaacaaacaaacacaaatactaTGCgcgcgcatacacacacacacacacacacacacacacacacacaagcccatATGATGGCTGGAGTGTAAATGCAACATGAAGGAAGAGTTTCTGCCTTGCCACGTGATAGTAACATAACGATAGATAGACTTTAAGGTGTAAGATTTGTAGGTAACATGAAAATACACCCGTATTATTCTTTAAAAGATCCTTGagtgactgaatgaattaaagtCACATGAGGTACACTAGTGAGTTGCTTCTCCTAAGCTCTTGAAAATATTAACAATGTGTGCAGGTAATGCCATCAGACCCATCGCTCTCAGAGCAGTATCAGCAATTGCCAAAGCAATTCCTGGTTTTCCTATTCTGGCCACCGGAGGTATCGACTCGGCAGAGAGTGGGCTACAGTTTCTTCACGCCGGAGCCTCAGTGTTACAGGTGATAATATTACTGCCACACCTACCGGGGTGAAACTGAAGTTTACTCATGCACTCTAGAAATCAGTCAGTCAATGTTAATATGATGCAGTTTAGTGAAATTGATGAATACATCTTTGTCTTAAGACTTTAATCTAATTCCCCTTACTGTTTAACAACAATGTAGATGATCTTTTACTACATTACGTTTACTATTCTCCTACATCCTACATTTTTTCAGTGATTCTTAGAAAGaaacatttttgttgatgtCTGTTTGTCTTCCTGTGtctgattcccacaggtgtGCAGTGCAATACAGAACCAGGACTTCACAGTGATTGAGGATTACTGTGTGGGTATGTAACTTGCTACTGCATGCTAAAGACATTAAGCAAATCTAACATATTTGACCctaaaacaacaaaagagcAATAATGACAAAGTCTCTACTGTAGTTGTATTTTACAATGCCATGAACTGTTACTGCCTTATTTTAAACAATGGAATGCATGCATTTAGCATTAAGATGTAATATTCCTAGTTTTGGGAAATCTCAAACAGTGACCCATGGGGCTGGTTTATTTGTTCCTTCTTTATCTCAACAGGACGTACTCTGCGAGCTAAAGTCTGTATTGACATGGAGgattgattttatgtttttataaaggTCTGAAGAGTTATCGACCCTCCTGAACCAACCACCGAACTAAAAATGGTCCAATGTATCTAGATGCTTCTACTTATGGATATTTAAACTATAGGATAATACCATTATGGTGGAtatgtgtgttcaggtctgaAGGCCTTGTTGTACCTGAAGAGCCTGGAGCTGAAGGACTGGGACGGTCAGTCTCCTCCAACAGAGAGACATCAGAAGGGAAAACCTGTTCCCAGACTGGAAGACCTAGTGGGAAAGGTACCACTTCTTACTACCAATaatactactattattattatactaatCATACTTCTGCTGCCATTGGCACCACTACGTATGTAGAAGAAGTAAATAAAAGACATGAATTAAACTTCATGAACCATATTTATATTAAccactttattttctgagcccgctaaatggcgctctctgttcaacaaagggttcaAGGCCCTTGAGCctttttcttaaaggtcccatggcatgaacatttcacttaatgaggttttttaacattaatatgcgttcccccagcctgcctatggtcccccagtggctagaaatggtgataggtgtaaaccgagccctgggtatcctgctctgcctttgagaaaatgaaagctcagatgggccgacctggaatcttctccttatgagatcataaggagcaaggttacctcccctttctctgctttgcccacccagagaatttggcccacccatgagagagagagagacatcatggctttcaaacaagcaaagtggcagttggtcaaggccacaccctccaccttgaagagacttcagatacagtattaggggaccactaaggtctatataaaagagacttcagatacagtattaggggaccactaaggtctatataaaagagacttcagatacagtattaggggaccactaaggtctatataaaagagacttcagatacagtattaggggaccactaaggtctatataaaagagacttcagatacagtattaggggaccactaaggtctatataaaagagacttcagatacagtattaggggaccactaaggtctatataaaagagacttcagatacagtattaggggaccactaaggtctatataaaagcatccaaagagtaccatgtcatgggacctttaaaacctaaAAGGCATCTAGTAGGGTCAACAAATAAAACTAATATTTCATGACAGTTCATTTCAACATCACTGAATGTTGGAACGGAGGAATGAATCAACAACCTATACAGAGTGTTTAGACTAAGACTAATGCTTTCtcgaaacgtgtgtgtgtgtgtgtgtgtgtgtgtgtgtgtgtgtgtgtgtgtgtgtgtgtgtgtgtgtgtgtgtgtgtgtgtgtgtgtgtgtgtgtgtgtgtgtgtgtgtgtgtgtgtgtgtgtttagagccTCCCTAGCTTTGGTCCATACCTCCAGCAGAGGACATACGCCATCGCCGAATACAAGAAAAAGCTTAGAAACAACAATGATGATGTGATAAAAGCCGACATCCGCCAGGTCAACACGCCCCAGAAAGCCGTCCCTGCTGTCAAGGTACGGCATACACTCGTGATTCCTTTGGACGTATTGTGCTTTGTTTTGTGAAATAACTTTTTAACCAAGTAGgcatctgtgttttgtgtgtaggaCGTGATAGCCAGAGCGCTGCGCCACATTGGAGCATACCAAGATCTAAACAACATGGAGCAGGTACCCTCTTTTCTCACACATCATATCCATTTTATATACTGAGAATTATACAGGTACATATTACATATTCATAAATGCTTtccaataaaataaagttgtaaGAAGGGATTTTGAAGGTGCTAATGATGTGGCGTGTCTGATTTCAGTAGGCAAAGTGTTCCACAGTCTGGGATAACCAATGTGATGATGTGGTAATCATATATAGACCGCAAATCAAAGGCAGCCTCTACCAGAGATTGTTTTCGTCTTATATAAAGTCACAATATTAGAACAGTTATCACTGACCTCCACAGATAAAGTGTTACTGCACCTTGAGTAGTaataaaaacgtttttttttttgtaaaacaaaaagtaataaaacgGGTCATAACAATGATCTACCCCTGTGTTCTCAGGTCCAGGCTCTGATAGATGAAGAGATGTGTATCAACTGTGGAAAATGTTACATGACTTGCAATGACTCTGGATACCAGGTATGTcggtccgtctgtctgtctgtcacaacattttaaacacatttttaagacTGATCTGCCTCAGTCCTGTAACATGATGTGCTTACTGTCTTTCCAGGCTATAACATTCCACCCAGAGACCCACCTTCCCATGGTGAATGACAGCTGCACGGGCTGCACTCTGTGCCTCAGCGTCTGTCCAATCATAGACTGCATCACTATGGTTACCATGAAAAAGCCCTATAAACCCAAGAGGGGTGTGCCCATTAGTCCTGTCTGCTAAAGGGAAAGACAAAACCAAAACCATCCACATATGCAATAACGGAGACAAATAAATCTGTCAAATGAGGTTTGACATTTGTTGTGTTCCATTAATGCAAGTCACTCATGACGTAAAGGCTTCAAAAGTGGCAGAAAAATGATGTGTTTATCTGCTTTATATAGAAGAAGAGGTTATGAAAAATGTAGTCTTGATTTTAATACTAGCACCATTGATCCCActggagaaagaggaaggtcaCGGTTCACAATAATGGTATCACAATTAATTACTCAATAATTTAACTGTAATAAGCAATTGTGGATTCtgctttattgttattactctGTAAACACTTAAAGTTACTTGTGATGATAGATCATTTCTATAATTAAATGTGTATTTACTGAATGtgttaatgtgaaaaaaaatgcttCTTTGATATGGTTTATGATTTAAATAAATGGTTTCTGATTTAGCAAACCTGAACACTGGTGCACACATTAACATGATTAGAAAAAAAGGTATGTCCTGTTACACATCTCAGACTTGGTCTTTCACGTACTGACTCGTCTGAAGGATAACAACAGacaatggtggaagaagtattcagatccttaatTAGAAATGAGCAATACCTCAATATAAAAACATTCTTGGTACaattctgctttcaaaactaaaTTACATTAAATGTTAGTCATAtaggctatttttttaatttattttttagaattttatttttttattaatttctgtGGGTCATCATGATTAggtatatagatagatagatagatagatagatagatagatagatggataatTTATTCACCCCaagggaaattttaggcatccagtagcttagacaaccataacacaacaaacacacatacacacatatatctcacatacacaaatatCACTCCCAGAAATGTAAAGAGTTATAAGAAGTTATAAAAATCACTCCCAGAAATGTAAAGAGTTAAAGGTGCTATGATAGACTGTGTGCAATGGCGGCAGTGCCAAAGAGAACAGTGCAGGGATGGAACAGTGAATCATacatcaaaaaaacaacaacggaaAAAAAACCAATTTCAGAATTTCATCAAAATCAGAGTTTCATCAGAATTTCATCTCTACTGTTACATACTATGCTTCCCTTAATATGTATTATTGATTATACCGACCCACCCCTACCATCCACCTCTCCCACTCCCACCACCATTTACCCACAGGTCCCACATACAcatgactatatatatatatatatatatatatgctattaAACAGGGAACATTTTGGTTTccttgttgaaaaaaatgtatttggttGGTACTGTATCTCCACCTTTGTAAAGAGACATTCTGCTTAATAAGTACTTACTTATGTATTTTAGTACATTTTTGAGTGCAATAATTGTAATGTAGAAATGTACATTCTTTTATTGCTACTTTAAGGTGATGCTAACTTTATCATATTTTTAAGTTGATCACATGTATTGTATTTAGCATCTGAATCTGTAGAGTGACCAGTCAAATAATGTAGTGGAGACCCAAAAAGTTCTGTATATCTCACTTAAAAGCACAATGTAGCATACAGTATTATCCTCAGGCACAAGTACCTCAGGAGTACGGGGCAGGACTTGAGTAAAGGGTACTGCACAGAATACAGAACACCATGGTTCTGGTTCTCCATTCTGCTTCTGTTTATGACATGAATAGAATGTGACATCACAGTTATCCTGCTTGTAACCTTCTGACTGCAGACAGTTCATGTCATGTTCATCCACAGTTTATTTCCCATGCCTACCAAGCCATGGACTATTTAAACTCTTTGTTTATCCTCCGCTGATTTCTCATGAAGTTATGTAAGTAAGTTGTCAGTTATCAGCCTGACTTACACACATTGATGACTTAAAATCTGGCAATGACTTTCAACCAGAGGTCTATATTATGGAACAATTATATGTTGAATGTTTTCACACTTAATATAAGTGTGATTGATAAGTACTGTATATATCCATATAGCATCTGTAGATATGATAGACACTTGATAGAAGACAGCTTTGAGTAAATGTCACAAAGTAAGAAATAACTTTATGAAGTCTGGTTGGGAGAAGGTTTTGATTAGCAAACATAAATGTATCAATCATATAGATTCAGATTGATATGCTATGTTTAACAAGGACATTTAGGACTGGCAAAGCCGGATTGACCCAGGGCGAAACTTAGCTGAAGAGCCCCTTTGGGCCCCCAGATCCCCACACTATCTGTGCATTGTGTATGTCTATTTGTGTTGCCTATTAGTATGTGATAGGTTCAGAGCACACAGCAGATTACAAGTGGCAGTTCAATGAAATTTTTTTAGTCACAGAAATCAACTAGTACTCCTGAGGCTGGAATAGTTTTTCACTCCAGGTGTGTAATTTGATAACCACAACCTAGTGAAGTAATATGAATCATGTAAGCCTCAAATGAAATAATACCTTTAACAAAACAGGATTTAGGCAATAATACCGTTTATGTTGTGCTAAAGTGGTGAACATTCATAACAAATCTGCAATTCAATGACCACAGTGAACCTGGGGGCATAATCGATTATGGATCTAATTGAGTTAATAATTGTACTTTCGATACTTGAGAACATTTTGAGTCTTGTTAAGTTAAAATTTGTATTACTTGTAACAGtatttttacaatgtggtacTGGTTGTGGCACTGGCTACTGACTCcccctccgtctctctctccatcagtCTCAGTCAGCAGCCATGGCTCGACAAAGTGGCCGTTTGAGGTCAATGGGTTACTATGACAACGATGAAGAACCTCGGGTGTTATACAAGGAGAGCCCATTCAGGtaagctggagagagagagagtgtgtgtgtgtgtgtgtgtgtgtgtgtgtgtgtgtgtgtgtgtgtgtgtgtgtgtgtgtgtgtgtgtgtgtgtgtgtaacagtggaAGTAACTGatcacatttactcaagtactgtacttaaaattATTTGGTAACTTCACTATTATAACTTAGTACTTAGTAGTTCCGTATAtgttattttacacttttactccTATACATTCCAGAGGGAAATATAAAATTTCTACTTTTTATCTGACAGCTATATATGTTACAGATttgattttacatacaaaacacacaaacttaaACTTGACGCACTGTGTAGATTAAACTACACAacagtatacaatatatacaatatagcTCTAGCAGGGCCATTCTGCCACATAATGAGTACTTATGCTCTTGATACTTtgagtagcctacattttgctgataatacttaccgtatgtacttttatttaagcaaGATTTTGAAAACAGGACTTTAGTTTGTAATTGAGTAGTTCATACCTTTACTACTAAAGTGTGTGGTGTGCATGTGGTTGATGCAATGGATTGTTCTTTTCTCTAAATCTTCACACTTCGGTCCTTTCTTTATTTAATCACATCTTTAAGGGTCTTTCGAAAGAAGAGGGGTCGTCGCAATTCTGGAGGCAGCACCGTTTCAAGCAGGTCATGCATATCTTTTGCTGACGATATTTGCCGCCTTCCTCCCAGCAACGGGAGGGGCGAAAACAGTAAGGAATTAAACTTGTAATGTAAACACAGCAGCTGAAAGGATAGACACATTTGTTCTCAAATATTTCCACTCTGCTATTATGCTCTAACTATCTGCTATTTCCCTCTGCAGTATCTACGCAATTCAGCCAGACAACTGTTGTCAGCCTCCTCTCCATGATCATAATGTGTTTTGGTAATTAATCAGGAATAATCTCTAGTACAGCAGATTTGTTGAATTGTCATGGCATACATTTTGtggtatatttctttttttggtagAACATATCCTTACTAGATGCTTGTGTCTCTCAGGGGGATGTCTATACAACATGTATGCTTCAAGCAGGACCTGTTTCTGTCTGGGTTCTGGGTGGCCAGAGAACATGGTACAGTATGACCCACAAAAATGATTAACACGTGTTAATTCCTCTCACAACGTTAGTTTTGTTCCTGCATTTGTAATGCTATAGCTGAAATCACCAGCCTGCCTCGGCACTATTAAACAGATCTGTTTTTTACTTAAAGGACTGGGCTGGAAACGAGTTGCGGATGATGCAGGTGCAGCTGACAAAGCTGCAGGAAGATATGGTTAGAGCTGACGTTATGGTGATGCAGAAGCAGCTAAAAGAGCTGCAGGAGGACATGGTTGGGGCTGATCTTAAGATGATgcaaaaacagctaaaagagcTGCAGGAGGACATGGTTGGAGCTGATGTTAGGATGATGCAGATGCAGCTAAAAGAGCTGCAGGAGGACATGGGTGCAGCTGATCTTAAGATGATGCGGAAGCAGCTAAAAGAGCTGCAGGAGGAACTGCTCCGCCTGAGGAAGAAGCTTATTCCTATGGCAGACACTATGCCAAACTTTGCTTTAGAATCACAGGGTAagtcatcctcatcatcatcttcagcTGTTGAGTAATTTGCTGTTTGACTGcgatctttaaaaataaataaataattgtggTGTGTTTGAGTGCAGGTGCCACTGTCCTTCATCATCTTAGCTCAGACACTTATCACACTCAACCGCCACTTGTTACATTATGGGGGATACCTTTATGGTATCCACCTGCCAACCCCCGGACTGTTATCCAGGTAGgaaccccacccacccacacacaacacacaaacacacacacttttccctgaaactcttttttttccacTCCTAAGGGACATTCTTCACTTCTGACTCCTGGTCGCTGCTGGGCCTTTGCAGGTAGACGGGGACATGTATTTATCACCCTGTCCCACCCAGTCACCATCACCCATGTGACACTGGGTCACATTACAAGCATGCAGTCCCCTGCTGGCTTCGCTTACAGTGCTCCAAGAGAGTTTTCTGTCTATGTAAGTTTAAAATTTGCCATAAATTCACTGGAGCTGTCACTGACGCCACTCATATTTTCACTATTACACAAAGAGAAAGCCACAAGCTGTTCAATGgcatgcctctctctctctctttctgtctgtcaggGAGTGAAGAAAGTGGACAGTGAAGCGACCCGCCTAGGAACCTTTGTATATGATCCGAATGGGGAGTCATTACAGACCTTCAAACTCCCTGTGAGTATTAAACAGTACAGTGCACACATGCAGGTTTTAAATTCAGTCACTTGCTCCAGCACGGAAAGCCAAAAGAATCAAAATTTGCCTCGCATCTTTTACTATAAACTACTACTATTTCTCTCACTCTCCACTTATGGTataaagatacacaaaatatacTTTTGATTTTAGGGCCACAGTCCGGTACGTTTTTGGTACAGCAGGGCAGGCACAATGGACTGACTGAAATGCACATTTGAATACAAATTATTGTCAGGCTCAAGCCCTGTAAAAGATACATTTGGATGATACCATTGCAAtagttttggtttggtttgtgtTGGTTTGTCTATTATTATTAGCAGGATTTTGCTAACAGACAAAAATTGACCCTGTGCCAAAAACACCCTGTGTGGACGAATAGGCCTACACGTAGCCTACTGTTACACAGCTCCCTTTATCtgatttcctttccttttgCTTCTA encodes:
- the LOC120568868 gene encoding SUN domain-containing protein 2-like isoform X1, which codes for MARQSGRLRSMGYYDNDEEPRVLYKESPFRVFRKKRGRRNSGGSTVSSRSCISFADDICRLPPSNGRGENISTQFSQTTVVSLLSMIIMCFGGCLYNMYASSRTCFCLGSGWPENMDWAGNELRMMQVQLTKLQEDMVRADVMVMQKQLKELQEDMVGADLKMMQKQLKELQEDMVGADVRMMQMQLKELQEDMGAADLKMMRKQLKELQEELLRLRKKLIPMADTMPNFALESQGATVLHHLSSDTYHTQPPLVTLWGIPLWYPPANPRTVIQGHSSLLTPGRCWAFAGRRGHVFITLSHPVTITHVTLGHITSMQSPAGFAYSAPREFSVYGVKKVDSEATRLGTFVYDPNGESLQTFKLPGHKKVVFSFVKLQIESNWGHPEYTCVYNFRVHGKMP
- the LOC120568868 gene encoding SUN domain-containing protein 2-like isoform X2, encoding MARQSGRLRSMGYYDNDEEPRVLYKESPFRVFRKKRGRRNSGGSTVSSRSCISFADDICRLPPSNGRGENISTQFSQTTVVSLLSMIIMCFGGCLYNMYASSRTCFCLGSGWPENMDWAGNELRMMQVQLTKLQEDMVRADVMVMQKQLKELQEDMVGADLKMMQKQLKELQEDMVGADVRMMQMQLKELQEDMGAADLKMMRKQLKELQEELLRLRKKLIPMADTMPNFALESQGATVLHHLSSDTYHTQPPLVTLWGIPLWYPPANPRTVIQGHSSLLTPGRCWAFAGRRGHVFITLSHPVTITHVTLGHITSMQSPAGFAYSAPREFSVYGVKKVDSEATRLGTFVYDPNGESLQTFKLPLSSVL